The Brassica oleracea var. oleracea cultivar TO1000 chromosome C7, BOL, whole genome shotgun sequence sequence CGAAGTATTTGTTGTTGAGACATCAACAATCGGTTGAGAGCTCTGTTTAACAGAGAGCTGCTTCTGAAGCATAGACACTGACTTATCCAATGATCTGTGGCTATAAGATAATATGATCATCAAAATACTATTGTATTCTCTAACATGCAAGTGTGTGATTAAACAAAAATTTATAATTCTATTTTTATTAGGACACTTACTCTATTGCTTTATGGGTTCTTAGAACGTTCTCAATTACATGTTTTTCTTGTGATTTTTTCTGCATTTGGTGAAAGTTAAAAAATAAAAAATACGAGCTTTTAAAAACCAAAATAACATTTAGAACAATTCGTATAATGAAGAGATTTAAGATTGACAATAAGAATAAGTTTTTTAAAAGAATACTTTCTCATGAGCATGCAATTTCGTAATTACGTTAACTTCCTGATCACGGCGGTGCTGTAAAATGAACTGGCTACCGGAATCCGACAAACGCAATCTGAAAAATACAGGATAAAACAAAAACTATTAAGACGAATATCAAAAGCAAGAAGACATGGTTTTTTAGTTTACCAAAAAAAAAAGAAGACATGGTTTTATAACGGTAAAGATTAATAAAAACTCAAAAACTAAGAAACCTGGAGGTGAAAATTGCACCGAGGAAAAAGCAGGAAATGCAGAGAAGTGAAACCCATGTCAGTGATAGTCTCTTTAACACGTTGGGCTTCATTGGTGTGAAGAGACAAGAAAATGTGACAGAAATGAGAGGATTATAATAAAACTTCTTATAACATTAACGGTAAGGCAAGTTAATAGACTCAGTAAAAATTGAAGTAACAAAAACTTATTTATTGCAACTTTGACTATTTAATTCAAACAATCTAATATGTTAAGTGATTTACCTCTAGTTATAATCAATAAGATGTTCAAAGAAATGAAAATTTGACCACCAATAAACAAAGAAAAATAAGTTAATAAAGTTAAATAGTCTGATGAATTATATATTATATGACTTGTTTAGACATAGAAATAAGATCATTGGTGAAAATAATCATTTATTGATTGATAGCTAATGTGAAATATTGGAAACTTACCAAAATAACCAAAATTAATACTGTCTATTCTATGAACTTGCAAACAAATAAATGTTTGATTTTTTTCCATTGTCAACCATAAATGTTTGATAAACAACTAGAATTCTGTGGTTGACCAGCTCTAGCCATGCAAAGCGGGAAATGTTTTAGTGCAAAAAATAAAAAAACACAAAGCAAGCGGTGGTAATCTAATAGTAATCTTTTGGTGTTTGGTGTTTCTATTCTCAGTCATGGATTTGATTTTAGTTAGGAACTAAATTATTATTACTTAGTCAGTTTGAGTTTGGGTTTCGGCCCAAATGGTTAACATGGTGGGTAACATATGATCGGTCTATCCATAACATTAGTCGGAAAGTATTCCAAACTCGGGTTAAACAGTGTGGTAGACAGTGCACTCTGTAACACTAAACGCTGACCGGATCAGCCGACAGAGTATATACAAAATATATGTATAACACAATTGTAGTTTGAAAAGCATTACGAGAAACATCTTTGTGTCATAACCTGAACGCTGGAATCTTAAGAGGCTGCAACGCGTTGTGGAATGTATTGGCAAAAGCTATTAGAACATGTTTATCGGTAGGTTTTTAACACAAGTTCTCAAAATAAAAAATAAATAAAATAATGAAAAGTTATGAAAGAGAAATGAAAAAGGTTCTAAAACAACTTTTAAAATACGGTTTCAAAACCTACTCACATATATGTCATTGGTTTTACTAGCAACTCTTATCAGTTCTAACCGATATTCATGTTCTTAGAACCTACAACAACCTATGGATGTTAGTGATAGCAATAAACAGTAACTACTTCAAGGAAATGAAAAAAGTTTGCTCAATCGGTCCCAGTATCCAGGGAACATAAGTCCAGCAGGCAGTTGATGAACAATCTAAAATATGATCTTGGATTGAATGATGTCTTTTTATCTTATGCGTCCTTCTGAATAGATCTTTCAGTAACAACCATGGTTTACAACCAGTAATCATTATCAGACCCACGCAATTTTCTCCACCATTAGTAATGTGAAAGTTTTATAGTATTTCCAATAAAGTAAAACGGTATCATGATGGAGTCTGAGCTTGCTGAGGAGATTGCACAGCTCCAGGATGGATTTCTTCTGAAATATACAGTGTGCAACATAGAGTTCTTAAGAGCATTACTTCATTTTTTTTCTTCAAAATAGAGTTTTAAATAAGAAATACTCTAATCTTTTATATATTAAAATACAAGTCACTCGACCAATAATATATTGCTACATAATTTACTAAATTTTTTTTTAAAAATAAAAGAAACAAAAATGTAGAAAGCTGACCGAACATGTCACTTTAAATATTTATGTGACAAGTCAATTTTTTTTTTTTTCTGGCCACTTCGCTTGCGGTGTTTTTTTTCATACCATGATCATCTTTACCAGCAATCTCTAGACAAACTACATATGTTCTATTATTTATATTTGTGAGGTTATTTTTATAACTGCATATTGTTACAAAAAAAACACATTTTTTCTCCTTTTCTAATCCACAAACCTGATGTGGACATGCAAGGCTTCTTCTCCAAGACTGATTTTTATTCATATCATTTTTAATTTTGTTTTTTCTTAATATCCTTAAATCTCACTCTTTTTTCTACTTTTATGATGGTCTTATTTATCAAACCTCATTCAGTCATGTGCAAAGTTTTCTTCAAAATATTACAGATTATACTTCTTTTCCAAAACAATAGTCTGAGATGGAGAAGGCAAGATGTATAAATCAAAGTTTTTCTTCAAAAAGTTTTTATTTTATTTTTGTTAGCTTCCATGCTTAAAGAAATTGTATCTCATAGCTAATATATAAGGATTGATTGAAGATTTTGAAAGAGCAGATAATCTAACACTACCCAACATAATTGGATTTACAGGCAAAATATTTTATTTTACTAACCTTTTTATCATAAAAATATAATATCAAACTTTTGTGACTTATGTTGGATGCTACCTAGATAGCAAATATATATTTTTGGTTTATTTACCAATTCAAAATTATGTATAATAAATAGAGAAATTAGAATCAAATTGTTTTTACATCGATTACAAGTTTATATATTTTTTAAACCAATACTATTTTAACAATAAATTAATCATTTTCGTTTCTGGACGAAGTACATGTAAAATACTAGTCCTATTCTATTTTTTCATTCTATAATATGGTAATATATATTTTGCTTGTCCATTATTCTATTTTTCACTCCAAAATTGAACAGAATTGAAAAAACCACCCTCATTAGAGAATTACTCTATTTTAAAAACAAATATATGAATTTTTTCATTGGAAATGCTCTGAACACAGCACCAAAATTAAAAGGCCTCCCAAGATTTTGACACCGTGGAAGCTATAAAAACTTAAAAGATCAAAATCACCAGAAGAATACGGAAAAAGAATGCAACAAAATCTCACATCATATAACCGCTCCTCTGTTCTGGATTCGATTCGCCTGACAGCTGGAGTTCCTATGCCACCTAGTTTTCCTCGGTATTATTTTGATAACTGAATTCTCGGTTCCAACATCGGTTTGATGAAAGGCAAACTTTTATGTACCCATCAATCCAACCAAGTTTTGCTTCTCTATTCATATCATTTTTGGGCTAAATAACCATTTAATTTGTTGTCGCATTGAGAAAAAAGAGGAGACGATATCATTATGAAAGTCGAAATAAAATGCTAACAAATAAAAAACTGCCACCAAAAGTAAATGATACATCCATCTAACACCATTGCAAATCCCTTTACTCTCTCTCTCTCTCTCTCTCTACCTTCTCACCGGATGCCTTCTCCTGCGATCCAAAGGTAGTGCGAGTGTTTTATCATCTTTTTATTCTAGTTTGTACCAGATCATCTAATACTTGTCTTGTATACCAGAGAAACAATTAATTGGCATGTTACCTCTTTGATCGCATTCCATCTTCTTTGTAGTTCATCACTCCACTTGGTTCCCCAAACATCTCATTATGCCCTCTGCTGCCAATATCCCCCTGCCAACAATGTAAGTAAGACTTCCCAATCAGACAGAAAAGCTAACCAGACTCCAACTTTATGTAAACCAGAGTCTAACTAAACCATAATTAGTTACATTATAAATTTAGTAGGGAATAGTGAAAGCCCTTAAGGCCACCAAAGCCTATCACTGACCTTCATAGACAGAGACTTCTTCAATTCTTCAACTCCTTCTTCTGCTTCCTTACGATGCTTCTTGTCCATCTCACTCATATTGTCAGCCCATTTAATCTTGTCTTGAATTGAAACGAGAAGATTTTCTGATGTGTTCAACCTACACATAAATAGAAATGATAAGTCATATAATTTCTAACATCATTGTGTGTGTCCTTATAAATAGAAACCCTGGCAACCAAGGGAAGAAGAGAGGAAGTACCAGTCTGACAAGGTGTGTAACATATTCCCAAGTTGTCCAGGCCTTAGATCCCTACCAGCTGCAAAAGGAACCTGCAAGATATATGACACTCAAGAGGCATCCAAACAAAAAAAAAAAAGCAAACCTCGAAGATAGACAACACACCTCGAAGCATCGTTTCAACTGATCCAGTTTTCCTCTAACTATACCCTGGAAGATTGTATAGCAAAGTCAGTATCACTATCATGCTTGTGAACTGGAAAAAGAAGAGATGTTTGCTTATTAGAGCACTCACCGCGTACATACAGTCATTGATAAGAAAGTCCTCGAGTTCACGAACATTGGTGACATCTAACTCGACCATCAGTGTATCATAAGGCAGCACCTTGTTTGACTCGGCAAGGGTAAGCACAGTGAGCTGTTTAAGCTTCAGAATCTGGTCAGGAGACAGCTGAGGGATACGGCTAGCGTTACCTAAGGGTATCCGTTGATAAAACAAAAAAAAAAAGTAAGAAAGTGTGGCACTGGCACAGATGTATTGAAAACATTCTAAAGGTTGGTTACTACATTTGTAGTCACCCCAGGTGCCATGTGCAAACAACCGTAGAACATCCAGGTACACCGAATCTGAGGTTCCTTCAAGCTGCAATGCAACATTAGGATTGGTTTTGATTACTTTCTAACACAACGAATAGAGAAGCACCAAATCGGAATAAACAAACAAACACATATTCTTGAAGCAAGCATTAGAAACCCTAGATCGTCAATTATTAGGTCACAGTCAAACCTGGGAAACATTGGGGAGAGCCAAAATCTCGGAAAAGGCGAAAAGCGAAGGATGCGATGTGGCATCGATGATGATAGGCACGAGGGACTCGCCGTTGCAGGTAGATGCTCGGCGAACGAGCTGATCGATGATCTCCGCCTGCTTCTGCTCCATATCCATCGCTCTCGCACCACGGTTATTCGACTTCCTGTGCTAGGGTTTTGGACACCACTAATATGCTCCGATAGATCGAGAATCGAACACAACCTCTGCTCCGATTCTTATATAACAATTTGAAAAAAAGTTAATTTTCCTTTCCAACTTACTGGGCCTAGGCCCAAAACTAATATCATCTCTTAGAAACATTACAAACAATCCACGTTTCATTATTTCTTAGAAAATATGTTGGTCCAATTAAATATATATTATATTTTTCATTAAATTAATCATAAAACTAATTAAAGTATACAGTTATTATTTTATTTTCTTTCCTTAAATAAAAACTCCAGAATTGTCAAATATGACTAATATATATATATGACAACTAATAATTCTAATAATAAAGATTTGATAACAATTTATATTTCATCCATCGTTTTTGTTTCATTTTATATAATTAAAATAAATTAAACAATCAAATTAACTATATAATTAAAATATAGTTTTTTCGTATATGTTTTTCTTGAATTTTAAAAAACGACAAAATTACTAAAACTGTTAAAATTATTATGTTAAAAATTAATGATCAATGGTTTAACATCCCCTATATATTAATAGAGGAACATTTAAAAAATTTAGAATATGTAGTTTGTACTAATTAAAAAGTGTCATGCTGAGTTGTCACGTAATTGGAATGTTAATTTGTTTACGTGATGGCTTGAAAATCGATCGAGAATTTTGTTAGTCCAAAATTAAATTGTTAGGGAATGTTATATTATATAGTATGTACATTATGAACCATTCATTTAACAAATTGAAATTTATTATATATTATTTCTTTAAATAAAACCTACGGAATTATCTAATGTGATTATGATATATATAGCAATTAATGATTTTAAATAATGAAGATTTGCTAATAATCTGTATATTTTCTATCATTTTTGTTTAATTCTTTATTATTAAAATAAATTACACAATTACATTAATCATATATTAAAATTTTAGATTTTTTTGTATATGTTGAATTTTTCAAAACGAGTATAAATTACTAAAACTGTTAAAAGTCTCACATAAACTTTTGTGATCAATGTTTAAATTTTTTTCTATAATAAGATGCAAAGATAATAAAATCATAGAAATAAATAATTTTATTTTAATAGGTGTTTATGTTAATATATATATATATATATACTTCATATAGTTTAAATTTAATTATATATCATATACAATAGATAAGATTGATTGTTTTGATTTATTTATCCTAAAATGATTGCGAATAAACAAGAATGATCATTTGATTTATATGTGCAAGCCAATTTATTAAATAATAGTAACTGATTTCTTAGTTATTTAATATATTATTATTTTATTATTTCATAATATGCAGAAAAATATAAAATAAGTAATAAATATAAAATATTTATTCTGCACAAGGCGCAGATCTTAACCTAAGTATGTATCTGTTAAATAATTTTGAATCTTAAACATTTTCTACATTTTAGGCCAAAATAAAAGAAAAAAATGAGAATAAACTAAAATATCAATATTTATATTGAGCAATCACCAAAATGACACAAAAAAGAGAAAAATATCGAAGATAAATAGGATTGGCACGTGAACGTAAACTTCTCATAACCATAATTAACTTTTAAATTGCTAAATCATGATACAAAACCGAGCTGACATAGTTTCATTGTAACCAAATAGTAGGCATGAGGTTTTTCGGCATAAACGTTAGATTTTTATGAGATAAATAATTTTTTTACCTAAAATAGTTTTTAAAGTGGGATTATTTCATTAGTAAACAAATTATGTAATTAACAAAAACGTGTTATACAATTTTTTTAAGGACCAAAAATATTAATTCGGTCAATAATATAAATTTTATTTTTCATACGATAATTTTTCAATTTTATTTTTTAGCCTTTAAATTTTAAGGGCCAAAATTTTTTATATAAATTTATGTTGCGCATGTCTTATCCTACTATGATATTAAAAGCTTTTAATATCGGATGGTCCGGGGCCGACGCACACAGACTACGCCGCAAGTTAAGGGGTAGAAAGGATTTTTTTTATATATACAACTAGTATTATGGCCCATGCAAAAAAAAATAATGTCTAATGGTATTTCAATTTGAATGGAAAATGAACAAAAACATTTGGATGACTGAATCAAATTTTGATTTCGTTTTGACCCTTTCCAAATTATAGCAAAGAAAAACTAAAAAAAAAAAGCGGTGAATATACAAAGAAACTTAGATATGAAAAACTGCTTGAACGGATTAGTATTAGAGATTAGATGGATTAACCTTTAATTTAGAGATAGAACAGCCATACGTGAGAACCTGAGAATAATCTATTGATGGATACTCATTCTAAAACTTTTATGCTTTGTCTGTACATTTTGGAAGAAAAACAATTGATATAAATATATTAAT is a genomic window containing:
- the LOC106303642 gene encoding COP9 signalosome complex subunit 7-like, which produces MDMEQKQAEIIDQLVRRASTCNGESLVPIIIDATSHPSLFAFSEILALPNVSQLEGTSDSVYLDVLRLFAHGTWGDYKCNASRIPQLSPDQILKLKQLTVLTLAESNKVLPYDTLMVELDVTNVRELEDFLINDCMYAGIVRGKLDQLKRCFEVPFAAGRDLRPGQLGNMLHTLSDWLNTSENLLVSIQDKIKWADNMSEMDKKHRKEAEEGVEELKKSLSMKGDIGSRGHNEMFGEPSGVMNYKEDGMRSKRRRHPVRR